A section of the Anas acuta unplaced genomic scaffold, bAnaAcu1.1 SCAFFOLD_341, whole genome shotgun sequence genome encodes:
- the LOC137849229 gene encoding uncharacterized protein isoform X33 — protein sequence MSSNLLDLLEVLQATTSKIEVLQPNLVSPNVPKFVSPNLLEVLQPIPTSSNLLDLLQPMSSNLLQVLQAMFSKVEVLQPISTSSNLLHLLHPTSFNLLEVLQPILMSSNLLDLLQFLSSNLLKVLQPIPTFSNLLQPMSSTVFKVLQAMFSKVEVLQLIPTSSNLQKLFQPTSSTLLEVLQAMSSNLEVLQPIPTSSNLLNVLQLLASNLLEILQPIPTSPNLLQPMSSTPIEVLQPISTSSNLLHLFSSTLLEVLQPMSSNLEVLHPIPTSSNLLNLLHLFSSNLLEVLHPIPTSSTLLNLLQPMSSTPVEVLQPIPLSSNLLQLFSSNVLQVLQPILMSSNLLDLLHPTSSNLLEVLQLLSSTLFEVLQAMSSKVEVLQPILMSSNLLDLLHPTSSNVLQVLQPIPTSSILQELFQPMSSKLIEVLQAMSSNLEVLHPIPTSSNLFKVLQLLASNLLDLHPTSSNVLEVLQAMFSNLEVLHPIPTFSNLLQPMSSNVLQFLHPISTSSNLLQVLQLLASNVFKLLHPIPTSSNLLQLLSSNLFEVLQAMSSTLEVLQPIPTFSNLLHPTSSNLLEVLQLLPSNLDVLQPIPTSSNLLNLLQPTSSNLLEVLQAMSSNLDVLHPIPMSSNLIDLLQLFSSTLLEVLHPLPTSSTLLHLFSSPLPDLLQPLPTPLPLLPLPPRPPPPPRRLPPGPPGHPLHFGHLLPRFGSHAGRLLPRGPPGRRGLPPGPPPPPPPPPPLPPRLPGPPLPPIVPPNPPGGGRRRRGLGPPLPGGRFGGDAGHRLGGPPGHPLGPGRALGLRPLGHQGHRAPPGRVPPPGGPEPGPGGPGGPVAGDFGQGLGGRLEPPRAGAPLGNGGALGGGGPLGGAVSGFWGPAGRFWGPPRGFGGHLRGFWGPQGGFWGPPAGFWGLSGGVWGPPAGFWGPRGGFWGLPGGFWGPPDGFWGPPRGFWGPPGGPQGG from the exons ATGTCCTCCAACCTCCTTGACCTCCTCGAGGTCCTCCAAGCCACGACCTCCAAAATCGAGGTCCTCCAACCCAACCTtgtgtccccaaatgtccccaaatttGTGTCCCCAAACCTCCTTGAGGTCCTCCAACCCATCCCAACCTCCTCCAACCTCCTTGACCTTCTCCAACCCATGTCCTCCAACCTCCTCCAGGTCCTCCAAGCCATGTTCTCAAAGGTTGAGGTCCTCCAACCCATCTCCACCTCCTCCaacctcctccacctcctccaccccACCTCCTTCAACCTCCTTGAG GTCCTCCAACCCATCCTCATGTCCTCCAACCTCCTCGACCTCCTCCAATTCTTGTCCTCCAACCTCCTCAAGGTCCTCCAACCCATCCCAACCTTCTCCAACCTCCTCCAACCCATGTCCTCAACCGTCTTCAAGGTCCTCCAAGCCATGTTCTCAAAAGTTGAGGTCCTCCAACTCATCCCAACCTCCTCCAACCTCCAAAAACTCTTCCAGCCCACATCCTCCACCCTCCTTGAGGTCCTCCAAGCCATGTCCTCAAACCTTGAG GTCCTCCAACCCATCCCAACCTCCTCCAACCTCCTCAATGTCCTCCAACTCTTGGCCTCCAACCTCCTTGAGATCCTCCAACCCATCCCAACCTCCCCCAACCTCCTCCAACCCATGTCCTCCACCCCCATTGAGGTCCTCCAACCCATCTCCACCTCCTCCAACCTCCTCCACCTCTTCTCCTCCACCCTCCTCGAGGTCCTCCAACCCATGTCCTCCAACCTCGAGGTCCTCCACCCCATCCCAACCTCCTCCAACCTCCTCAACCTCCTCCACCTCTTCTCCTCCAACCTCCTTGAGGTCCTCCACCCCATCCCAACCTCCTCAACCCTCCTCAACCTCCTCCAACCCATGTCCTCCACCCCCGTTGAGGTCCTCCAACCCATCCCCTTGTCCTCCAACCTCCTCCAACTCTTCTCCTCCAACGTTCTCCAGGTCCTCCAACCCATCCTCATGTCCTCCAACCTCCTTGACCTCCTCCACCCCACATCCTCCAACCTCCTTGAGGTCCTCCAACTCTTGTCCTCAACCCTCTTTGAG GTCCTCCAAGCCATGTCCTCAAAGGTTGAG GTCCTCCAACCCATCCTCATGTCCTCCAACCTCCTTGACCTCCTCCACCCCACATCCTCCAACGTCCTCCAGGTCCTCCAAcccatccccacctcctccaTCCTCCAAGAACTCTTCCAACCCATGTCCTCAAAGCTCATCGAGGTCCTCCAAGCCATGTCCTCAAACCTCGAGGTCCTCCACCCCATCCCAACCTCCTCCAACCTCTTCAAGGTCCTCCAACTCTTGGCCTCCAACCTCCTTGACCTCCACCCCACATCCTCCAATGTCCTTGAGGTCCTCCAAGCCATGTTCTCAAACCTTGAGGTCCTCCACCCCATCCCAACCTTCTCCAACCTCCTCCAACCCATGTCCTCCAATGTCCTCCAGTTCCTCCACCCCATCTCCACCTCCTCCAACCTCCTCCAGGTCCTCCAACTCTTGGCCTCCAATGTCTTCAAGCTCCTCCACCCCATCCCAACCTCCTCCAACCTCCTCCAACTCTTGTCCTCCAACCTCTTTGAGGTCCTCCAAGCCATGTCCTCCACCCTTGAGGTCCTCCAACCCATCCCAACCTTCTCCAACCTCCTCCACCCCACATCCTCCAACCTCCTTGAGGTCCTCCAACTCTTGCCCTCCAACCTTGATGTCCTCCAACCCATCCCAACCTCCTCCAACCTCCTCAACCTCCTCCAACCCACATCCTCCAACCTCCTCGAGGTTCTCCAAGCCATGTCCTCAAACCTTGACGTCCtccaccccatccccatgtcctcCAACCTCATTGACCTCCTCCAACTCTTCTCCTCCACCCTCCTTGAGGtcctccaccccctccccacctcctccaccctcctccacctcttctcctcccccctccccgaccTCCTCCaacccctccccacccccttgcCCTTactccctctccccccacgacctcctcctcctccccgacGGCTCCCCCCCGGGCCTCCCGGCCACCCGCTCCATTTTGGCCACCTCCTCCCCCGTTTTGGAAGCCATGCTGGCCGGCTCCTTCCCCGAGGCCCACCAGGACGCCGTGGCCTTCCTCCaggccccccgccgccccctcctcctcctcctccactacCTCCACGGCTGCCGgggccccccctgcccccaatTGTCCCCCCCAATCCACCCGGGGGCGGCCGACGGCGCCGTGGCCTTGGCCCGCCGCTACCTGGTGGCCGGTTTGGAGGGGACGCTGGCCACCGCCTTGGTGGCCCCCCCGGCCACCCTCTGGGCCCTGGCCGAGCGTTGGGCTTGCGTCCCCTTGGCCACCAGGGCCACCGGGCTCCTCCTGGccgggtcccccccccgggTGGCCCGGAGCCTGGCCCAGGTGGCCCGGGTGGCCCGGTGGCCGGGGATTTTGGCCAAGGCCTTGGCGGTCGCCTTGAGCCCCCCCGGGCTGGGGCCCCGCTTGGAAATgggggagccctggggggggggggaccccttGGTGGGGCCGTTTCGGGGTTTTGGGGACCTGcggggaggttttggggacccccccgagGATTTGGGGGACACCTCCGAGGATTttggggaccccaaggggggttttggggacccCCAGCAGGATTTTGGGGACTCTCagggggggtttggggacccCCAGCGGGATTTTGGGGACCCCgaggggggttttggggactcccagggggattttggggaccTCCAGATggattttggggacccccccgagGATTTTGGGGACCTCCAGGAGGACCTCAAGGAGGTTGA
- the LOC137849229 gene encoding uncharacterized protein isoform X26 — protein sequence MSSNLLDLLEVLQATTSKIEVLQPNLVSPNVPKFVSPNLLEVLQPIPTSSNLLDLLQPMSSNLLQVLQAMFSKVEVLQPISTSSNLLHLLHPTSFNLLEVLQPILMSSNLLDLLQFLSSNLLKVLQPIPTFSNLLQPMSSTVFKVLQAMFSKVEVLQLIPTSSNLQKLFQPTSSTLLEVLQAMSSNLEVLQPIPTSSNLLNVLQLLASNLLEILQPIPTSPNLLQPMSSTPIEVLQPISTSSNLLHLFSSTLLEVLQPMSSNLEVLHPIPTSSNLLNLLHLFSSNLLEVLHPIPTSSTLLNLLQPMSSTPVEVLQPIPLSSNLLQLFSSNVLQVLQPILMSSNLLDLLHPTSSNLLEVLQLLSSTLFEVLQAMSSKVEVLQPISTSSNLLNLLQPMSSTPVEVLQPIPTSSNLLQLFSSNVLQVLQPILMSSNLLDLLHPTSSNVLQVLQPIPTSSILQELFQPMSSKLIEVLQAMSSNLEVLHPIPTSSNLFKVLQLLASNLLDLHPTSSNVLEVLQAMFSNLEVLHPIPTFSNLLQPMSSNVLQFLHPISTSSNLLQVLQLLASNVFKLLHPIPTSSNLLQLLSSNLFEVLQAMSSTLEVLQPIPTFSNLLHPTSSNLLEVLQLLPSNLDVLQPIPTSSNLLNLLQPTSSNLLEVLQAMSSNLDVLHPIPMSSNLIDLLQLFSSTLLEVLHPLPTSSTLLHLFSSPLPDLLQPLPTPLPLLPLPPRPPPPPRRLPPGPPGHPLHFGHLLPRFGSHAGRLLPRGPPGRRGLPPGPPPPPPPPPPLPPRLPGPPLPPIVPPNPPGGGRRRRGLGPPLPGGRFGGDAGHRLGGPPGHPLGPGRALGLRPLGHQGHRAPPGRVPPPGGPEPGPGGPGGPVAGDFGQGLGGRLEPPRAGAPLGNGGALGGGGPLGGAVSGFWGPAGRFWGPPRGFGGHLRGFWGPQGGFWGPPAGFWGLSGGVWGPPAGFWGPRGGFWGLPGGFWGPPDGFWGPPRGFWGPPGGPQGG from the exons ATGTCCTCCAACCTCCTTGACCTCCTCGAGGTCCTCCAAGCCACGACCTCCAAAATCGAGGTCCTCCAACCCAACCTtgtgtccccaaatgtccccaaatttGTGTCCCCAAACCTCCTTGAGGTCCTCCAACCCATCCCAACCTCCTCCAACCTCCTTGACCTTCTCCAACCCATGTCCTCCAACCTCCTCCAGGTCCTCCAAGCCATGTTCTCAAAGGTTGAGGTCCTCCAACCCATCTCCACCTCCTCCaacctcctccacctcctccaccccACCTCCTTCAACCTCCTTGAG GTCCTCCAACCCATCCTCATGTCCTCCAACCTCCTCGACCTCCTCCAATTCTTGTCCTCCAACCTCCTCAAGGTCCTCCAACCCATCCCAACCTTCTCCAACCTCCTCCAACCCATGTCCTCAACCGTCTTCAAGGTCCTCCAAGCCATGTTCTCAAAAGTTGAGGTCCTCCAACTCATCCCAACCTCCTCCAACCTCCAAAAACTCTTCCAGCCCACATCCTCCACCCTCCTTGAGGTCCTCCAAGCCATGTCCTCAAACCTTGAG GTCCTCCAACCCATCCCAACCTCCTCCAACCTCCTCAATGTCCTCCAACTCTTGGCCTCCAACCTCCTTGAGATCCTCCAACCCATCCCAACCTCCCCCAACCTCCTCCAACCCATGTCCTCCACCCCCATTGAGGTCCTCCAACCCATCTCCACCTCCTCCAACCTCCTCCACCTCTTCTCCTCCACCCTCCTCGAGGTCCTCCAACCCATGTCCTCCAACCTCGAGGTCCTCCACCCCATCCCAACCTCCTCCAACCTCCTCAACCTCCTCCACCTCTTCTCCTCCAACCTCCTTGAGGTCCTCCACCCCATCCCAACCTCCTCAACCCTCCTCAACCTCCTCCAACCCATGTCCTCCACCCCCGTTGAGGTCCTCCAACCCATCCCCTTGTCCTCCAACCTCCTCCAACTCTTCTCCTCCAACGTTCTCCAGGTCCTCCAACCCATCCTCATGTCCTCCAACCTCCTTGACCTCCTCCACCCCACATCCTCCAACCTCCTTGAGGTCCTCCAACTCTTGTCCTCAACCCTCTTTGAG GTCCTCCAAGCCATGTCCTCAAAGGTTGAGGTCCTCCAACCCATCTCTACCTCCTCCAACCTCCTCAACCTCCTCCAACCCATGTCCTCCACCCCCGTTGAGGTCCTCCAACCCATCCCAACCTCCTCCAACCTCCTCCAACTCTTCTCCTCCAACGTTCTCCAGGTCCTCCAACCCATCCTCATGTCCTCCAACCTCCTTGACCTCCTCCACCCCACATCCTCCAACGTCCTCCAGGTCCTCCAAcccatccccacctcctccaTCCTCCAAGAACTCTTCCAACCCATGTCCTCAAAGCTCATCGAGGTCCTCCAAGCCATGTCCTCAAACCTCGAGGTCCTCCACCCCATCCCAACCTCCTCCAACCTCTTCAAGGTCCTCCAACTCTTGGCCTCCAACCTCCTTGACCTCCACCCCACATCCTCCAATGTCCTTGAGGTCCTCCAAGCCATGTTCTCAAACCTTGAGGTCCTCCACCCCATCCCAACCTTCTCCAACCTCCTCCAACCCATGTCCTCCAATGTCCTCCAGTTCCTCCACCCCATCTCCACCTCCTCCAACCTCCTCCAGGTCCTCCAACTCTTGGCCTCCAATGTCTTCAAGCTCCTCCACCCCATCCCAACCTCCTCCAACCTCCTCCAACTCTTGTCCTCCAACCTCTTTGAGGTCCTCCAAGCCATGTCCTCCACCCTTGAGGTCCTCCAACCCATCCCAACCTTCTCCAACCTCCTCCACCCCACATCCTCCAACCTCCTTGAGGTCCTCCAACTCTTGCCCTCCAACCTTGATGTCCTCCAACCCATCCCAACCTCCTCCAACCTCCTCAACCTCCTCCAACCCACATCCTCCAACCTCCTCGAGGTTCTCCAAGCCATGTCCTCAAACCTTGACGTCCtccaccccatccccatgtcctcCAACCTCATTGACCTCCTCCAACTCTTCTCCTCCACCCTCCTTGAGGtcctccaccccctccccacctcctccaccctcctccacctcttctcctcccccctccccgaccTCCTCCaacccctccccacccccttgcCCTTactccctctccccccacgacctcctcctcctccccgacGGCTCCCCCCCGGGCCTCCCGGCCACCCGCTCCATTTTGGCCACCTCCTCCCCCGTTTTGGAAGCCATGCTGGCCGGCTCCTTCCCCGAGGCCCACCAGGACGCCGTGGCCTTCCTCCaggccccccgccgccccctcctcctcctcctccactacCTCCACGGCTGCCGgggccccccctgcccccaatTGTCCCCCCCAATCCACCCGGGGGCGGCCGACGGCGCCGTGGCCTTGGCCCGCCGCTACCTGGTGGCCGGTTTGGAGGGGACGCTGGCCACCGCCTTGGTGGCCCCCCCGGCCACCCTCTGGGCCCTGGCCGAGCGTTGGGCTTGCGTCCCCTTGGCCACCAGGGCCACCGGGCTCCTCCTGGccgggtcccccccccgggTGGCCCGGAGCCTGGCCCAGGTGGCCCGGGTGGCCCGGTGGCCGGGGATTTTGGCCAAGGCCTTGGCGGTCGCCTTGAGCCCCCCCGGGCTGGGGCCCCGCTTGGAAATgggggagccctggggggggggggaccccttGGTGGGGCCGTTTCGGGGTTTTGGGGACCTGcggggaggttttggggacccccccgagGATTTGGGGGACACCTCCGAGGATTttggggaccccaaggggggttttggggacccCCAGCAGGATTTTGGGGACTCTCagggggggtttggggacccCCAGCGGGATTTTGGGGACCCCgaggggggttttggggactcccagggggattttggggaccTCCAGATggattttggggacccccccgagGATTTTGGGGACCTCCAGGAGGACCTCAAGGAGGTTGA
- the LOC137849229 gene encoding uncharacterized protein isoform X19: protein MSSNLLDLLEVLQATTSKIEVLQPNLVSPNVPKFVSPNLLEVLQPIPTSSNLLDLLQPMSSNLLQVLQAMFSKVEVLQPISTSSNLLHLLHPTSFNLLEVLQPILMSSNLLDLLQFLSSNLLKVLQPIPTFSNLLQPMSSTVFKVLQAMFSKVEVLQLIPTSSNLQKLFQPTSSTLLEVLQAMSSNLEVLQPISTSSNLLHLFSSTLLEVLQPMSSNLEVLHPIPTSSNLLNLLHLFSSNLLEVLHPIPTSSTLLNLLQPMSSTPVEVLQPIPLSSNLLQLFSSNVLQVLQPILMSSNLLDLLHPTSSNLLEVLQLLSSTLFEVLQPIPTSPNLLNLLELLSSNLLDVLRAMFSKVEVLQPIPTFSNLLHPTSSNLLEVLQAMSSKVEVLQPISTSSNLLNLLQPMSSTPVEVLQPIPTSSNLLQLFSSNVLQVLQPILMSSNLLDLLHPTSSNVLQVLQPIPTSSILQELFQPMSSKLIEVLQAMSSNLEVLHPIPTSSNLFKVLQLLASNLLDLHPTSSNVLEVLQAMFSNLEVLHPIPTFSNLLQPMSSNVLQFLHPISTSSNLLQVLQLLASNVFKLLHPIPTSSNLLQLLSSNLFEVLQAMSSTLEVLQPIPTFSNLLHPTSSNLLEVLQLLPSNLDVLQPIPTSSNLLNLLQPTSSNLLEVLQAMSSNLDVLHPIPMSSNLIDLLQLFSSTLLEVLHPLPTSSTLLHLFSSPLPDLLQPLPTPLPLLPLPPRPPPPPRRLPPGPPGHPLHFGHLLPRFGSHAGRLLPRGPPGRRGLPPGPPPPPPPPPPLPPRLPGPPLPPIVPPNPPGGGRRRRGLGPPLPGGRFGGDAGHRLGGPPGHPLGPGRALGLRPLGHQGHRAPPGRVPPPGGPEPGPGGPGGPVAGDFGQGLGGRLEPPRAGAPLGNGGALGGGGPLGGAVSGFWGPAGRFWGPPRGFGGHLRGFWGPQGGFWGPPAGFWGLSGGVWGPPAGFWGPRGGFWGLPGGFWGPPDGFWGPPRGFWGPPGGPQGG, encoded by the exons ATGTCCTCCAACCTCCTTGACCTCCTCGAGGTCCTCCAAGCCACGACCTCCAAAATCGAGGTCCTCCAACCCAACCTtgtgtccccaaatgtccccaaatttGTGTCCCCAAACCTCCTTGAGGTCCTCCAACCCATCCCAACCTCCTCCAACCTCCTTGACCTTCTCCAACCCATGTCCTCCAACCTCCTCCAGGTCCTCCAAGCCATGTTCTCAAAGGTTGAGGTCCTCCAACCCATCTCCACCTCCTCCaacctcctccacctcctccaccccACCTCCTTCAACCTCCTTGAG GTCCTCCAACCCATCCTCATGTCCTCCAACCTCCTCGACCTCCTCCAATTCTTGTCCTCCAACCTCCTCAAGGTCCTCCAACCCATCCCAACCTTCTCCAACCTCCTCCAACCCATGTCCTCAACCGTCTTCAAGGTCCTCCAAGCCATGTTCTCAAAAGTTGAGGTCCTCCAACTCATCCCAACCTCCTCCAACCTCCAAAAACTCTTCCAGCCCACATCCTCCACCCTCCTTGAGGTCCTCCAAGCCATGTCCTCAAACCTTGAG GTCCTCCAACCCATCTCCACCTCCTCCAACCTCCTCCACCTCTTCTCCTCCACCCTCCTCGAGGTCCTCCAACCCATGTCCTCCAACCTCGAGGTCCTCCACCCCATCCCAACCTCCTCCAACCTCCTCAACCTCCTCCACCTCTTCTCCTCCAACCTCCTTGAGGTCCTCCACCCCATCCCAACCTCCTCAACCCTCCTCAACCTCCTCCAACCCATGTCCTCCACCCCCGTTGAGGTCCTCCAACCCATCCCCTTGTCCTCCAACCTCCTCCAACTCTTCTCCTCCAACGTTCTCCAGGTCCTCCAACCCATCCTCATGTCCTCCAACCTCCTTGACCTCCTCCACCCCACATCCTCCAACCTCCTTGAGGTCCTCCAACTCTTGTCCTCAACCCTCTTTGAGGTCCTCCAACCCATCCCAACCTCCCCCAACCTCCTCAACCTCCTTGAACTCTTGTCCTCCAACCTCCTTGATGTCCTCCGAGCCATGTTCTCAAAAGTTGAGGTCCTCCAACCCATCCCAACCTTCTCCAACCTCCTCCACCCCACATCCTCCAACCTCCTTGAGGTCCTCCAAGCCATGTCCTCAAAGGTTGAGGTCCTCCAACCCATCTCTACCTCCTCCAACCTCCTCAACCTCCTCCAACCCATGTCCTCCACCCCCGTTGAGGTCCTCCAACCCATCCCAACCTCCTCCAACCTCCTCCAACTCTTCTCCTCCAACGTTCTCCAGGTCCTCCAACCCATCCTCATGTCCTCCAACCTCCTTGACCTCCTCCACCCCACATCCTCCAACGTCCTCCAGGTCCTCCAAcccatccccacctcctccaTCCTCCAAGAACTCTTCCAACCCATGTCCTCAAAGCTCATCGAGGTCCTCCAAGCCATGTCCTCAAACCTCGAGGTCCTCCACCCCATCCCAACCTCCTCCAACCTCTTCAAGGTCCTCCAACTCTTGGCCTCCAACCTCCTTGACCTCCACCCCACATCCTCCAATGTCCTTGAGGTCCTCCAAGCCATGTTCTCAAACCTTGAGGTCCTCCACCCCATCCCAACCTTCTCCAACCTCCTCCAACCCATGTCCTCCAATGTCCTCCAGTTCCTCCACCCCATCTCCACCTCCTCCAACCTCCTCCAGGTCCTCCAACTCTTGGCCTCCAATGTCTTCAAGCTCCTCCACCCCATCCCAACCTCCTCCAACCTCCTCCAACTCTTGTCCTCCAACCTCTTTGAGGTCCTCCAAGCCATGTCCTCCACCCTTGAGGTCCTCCAACCCATCCCAACCTTCTCCAACCTCCTCCACCCCACATCCTCCAACCTCCTTGAGGTCCTCCAACTCTTGCCCTCCAACCTTGATGTCCTCCAACCCATCCCAACCTCCTCCAACCTCCTCAACCTCCTCCAACCCACATCCTCCAACCTCCTCGAGGTTCTCCAAGCCATGTCCTCAAACCTTGACGTCCtccaccccatccccatgtcctcCAACCTCATTGACCTCCTCCAACTCTTCTCCTCCACCCTCCTTGAGGtcctccaccccctccccacctcctccaccctcctccacctcttctcctcccccctccccgaccTCCTCCaacccctccccacccccttgcCCTTactccctctccccccacgacctcctcctcctccccgacGGCTCCCCCCCGGGCCTCCCGGCCACCCGCTCCATTTTGGCCACCTCCTCCCCCGTTTTGGAAGCCATGCTGGCCGGCTCCTTCCCCGAGGCCCACCAGGACGCCGTGGCCTTCCTCCaggccccccgccgccccctcctcctcctcctccactacCTCCACGGCTGCCGgggccccccctgcccccaatTGTCCCCCCCAATCCACCCGGGGGCGGCCGACGGCGCCGTGGCCTTGGCCCGCCGCTACCTGGTGGCCGGTTTGGAGGGGACGCTGGCCACCGCCTTGGTGGCCCCCCCGGCCACCCTCTGGGCCCTGGCCGAGCGTTGGGCTTGCGTCCCCTTGGCCACCAGGGCCACCGGGCTCCTCCTGGccgggtcccccccccgggTGGCCCGGAGCCTGGCCCAGGTGGCCCGGGTGGCCCGGTGGCCGGGGATTTTGGCCAAGGCCTTGGCGGTCGCCTTGAGCCCCCCCGGGCTGGGGCCCCGCTTGGAAATgggggagccctggggggggggggaccccttGGTGGGGCCGTTTCGGGGTTTTGGGGACCTGcggggaggttttggggacccccccgagGATTTGGGGGACACCTCCGAGGATTttggggaccccaaggggggttttggggacccCCAGCAGGATTTTGGGGACTCTCagggggggtttggggacccCCAGCGGGATTTTGGGGACCCCgaggggggttttggggactcccagggggattttggggaccTCCAGATggattttggggacccccccgagGATTTTGGGGACCTCCAGGAGGACCTCAAGGAGGTTGA